In Synechococcus sp. RS9909, one genomic interval encodes:
- a CDS encoding LL-diaminopimelate aminotransferase → MVLVNSNYLKLKAGYLFPEIARRVKSFGAEHPDAALIRLGIGDVTEPLPQACREAMKAAIDAMGTPEGFHGYGPEQGYGWLREAIATNDFQARGCAVDAEEIFVSDGSKCDSSNILDILGEGNRIAVTDPVYPVYVDSNVMAGRTGEAGENGRYGGLRYLPISAENGFAAQIPSEPVDLIYLCFPNNPTGAVASKEQLKAWVDFARAHKALILFDAAYEAFIQDPSLPHSIYEIEGARDCAIEFRSFSKNAGFTGTRCAFTVVPKGLKGQAADGSEVELWGLWNRRQSTKFNGVSYIIQRGAEAVYSPQGQAEVKALVSFYMENAAIIRRELSAAGIEVHGGEHAPYVWLKTPEGLDSWGFFDHLLHKAHVVGTPGSGFGAAGEGYFRLSAFNSRSNVEEAMARIRRLG, encoded by the coding sequence GTGGTTCTGGTCAACAGCAACTATCTGAAACTCAAAGCCGGCTATCTGTTTCCGGAGATCGCCCGCCGGGTGAAAAGCTTCGGTGCCGAGCATCCTGATGCCGCCCTGATCCGCCTGGGGATCGGTGATGTGACCGAACCGCTGCCCCAGGCTTGCCGCGAGGCGATGAAGGCGGCGATCGACGCGATGGGCACGCCGGAGGGCTTTCATGGCTACGGCCCCGAACAGGGGTATGGCTGGCTCCGCGAAGCAATCGCCACCAACGATTTTCAGGCGCGGGGCTGCGCCGTGGATGCGGAGGAGATCTTTGTCTCCGACGGCTCCAAATGCGACAGCAGCAACATTCTCGACATCCTCGGAGAGGGCAATCGCATCGCCGTCACCGATCCGGTGTATCCGGTGTACGTCGACAGCAACGTGATGGCCGGCCGCACCGGCGAGGCTGGTGAGAACGGTCGTTACGGCGGCCTTCGTTACCTGCCGATCAGTGCCGAGAACGGCTTCGCCGCCCAGATCCCGAGTGAACCGGTGGATCTGATCTATCTCTGCTTCCCCAACAACCCCACCGGTGCGGTGGCCAGCAAGGAACAACTGAAAGCCTGGGTCGATTTCGCCCGCGCCCACAAGGCCCTGATCCTGTTCGATGCGGCCTATGAAGCCTTCATCCAGGATCCCTCCCTGCCGCATTCGATCTACGAGATCGAGGGCGCCCGCGACTGCGCCATCGAATTTCGCTCCTTCTCGAAAAATGCCGGCTTCACCGGCACCCGCTGTGCTTTCACCGTGGTGCCGAAGGGGCTCAAGGGCCAGGCCGCCGATGGCAGCGAGGTGGAACTGTGGGGCCTGTGGAATCGCCGCCAGAGCACCAAGTTCAACGGGGTGAGCTACATCATTCAGCGAGGCGCAGAAGCGGTGTATTCACCCCAGGGCCAGGCCGAAGTGAAGGCACTGGTGAGCTTCTATATGGAGAACGCCGCCATCATTCGACGGGAGTTATCAGCCGCGGGGATCGAGGTGCATGGCGGTGAACATGCGCCCTATGTGTGGCTGAAGACCCCCGAAGGCCTCGACTCCTGGGGGTTCTTTGACCATCTTCTCCACAAGGCCCATGTGGTGGGCACCCCCGGCAGTGGGTTCGGCGCTGCCGGTGAGGGCTACTTCCGCCTCTCCGCCTTCAACAGCCGCAGCAACGTGGAGGAGGCCATGGCCCGGATCCGCCGCCTCGGATGA
- a CDS encoding Rne/Rng family ribonuclease yields MPQQIVIAEQLRIAAVLTDERVDELIVAQGRYQIGDVYLGTVENVLPGIDAAFVNIGESEKNGFIHVTDLGPLRLKKGAAGITELLEPRQRVLVQVMKEPTGTKGPRLTGNLALPGRYLVLQPSGQGVNISRRISAEGERNRLRALGVLVKPPGAGLLIRTEAEGISEELLIDDLEALLRQWEAIQRAAETATPPVLLNRDEDFIHRILRDHTGPELVRVVVDDPAAVERVSSFLGEEGANVLVESHPEPGELLEHYKVNAAIRDALKPRVDLPSGGYVIIEPTEALTVIDVNSGSFTRSANARETVLWTNCEAAVEIARQLKLRNIGGVIIVDFIDMDSRRDQLQLLEYFTAAIRNDSARPQIAQLTELGLVELTRKRQGQNIYELFGRACPSCGGLGHVAVLPGKDLLQPLATATGLVRSAASARAEVAPPAEAGSVRRRRGGRGRGGAAAAADDTISTVSADASSAEVDVSDAVATQELPSRRQDPELVAVPMTDQQEEVYGWLGLNPALLLDEPPESDNLMVRVVRPGADAEAVLEEARQHLAAAGSRRRRRGSRGGTRSNGRGAGANGDAGATDRGSAERDAAPLMVEITPLEITPLDTSPLEPALQTPEPQTPEPVGTMPLSATSADEGVDPDQEPRRRRRRSSAATAD; encoded by the coding sequence ATGCCCCAGCAGATAGTCATCGCCGAGCAGCTGCGGATCGCCGCAGTGCTCACCGATGAGCGTGTTGATGAACTGATCGTTGCCCAGGGCCGATACCAGATCGGTGACGTGTATCTCGGCACCGTTGAAAATGTGTTGCCTGGAATCGACGCCGCTTTCGTCAACATCGGTGAGAGCGAAAAGAATGGATTCATTCATGTCACCGATCTCGGCCCCCTCCGCCTGAAGAAAGGGGCGGCCGGCATCACCGAATTGCTCGAGCCCCGTCAGCGGGTGTTGGTGCAAGTGATGAAGGAGCCCACCGGCACCAAGGGGCCAAGGCTCACCGGCAACCTGGCCTTGCCCGGTCGCTATTTGGTGCTTCAGCCCAGTGGCCAGGGCGTTAACATCTCTCGCCGGATCAGTGCCGAAGGCGAGCGCAACCGTTTGCGAGCCCTCGGTGTGTTGGTGAAGCCGCCCGGCGCTGGCTTGCTGATCCGCACGGAAGCGGAGGGGATCAGCGAGGAGCTGCTGATTGATGACCTCGAGGCCCTGTTGCGGCAATGGGAGGCGATCCAGCGGGCTGCAGAAACGGCCACCCCTCCGGTGCTCCTCAACCGTGATGAAGACTTCATCCACCGTATCCTGCGCGATCACACCGGCCCTGAGCTGGTGCGCGTTGTGGTGGATGATCCCGCTGCGGTGGAGCGGGTGAGCAGCTTCTTGGGTGAGGAGGGCGCCAATGTGCTGGTGGAGTCCCACCCGGAGCCGGGCGAACTTCTTGAGCATTACAAGGTCAATGCGGCCATCCGGGATGCCCTCAAGCCCCGCGTCGATCTTCCGTCCGGCGGCTACGTGATCATCGAGCCCACCGAGGCGCTCACGGTGATCGACGTCAATTCCGGCTCGTTCACCCGTTCGGCCAATGCGCGCGAAACGGTGTTGTGGACCAACTGTGAGGCGGCTGTGGAGATCGCCCGACAGCTGAAGTTGCGCAACATCGGTGGCGTGATCATTGTCGATTTCATCGACATGGATTCGCGGCGTGATCAGCTCCAGTTGCTGGAGTATTTCACCGCCGCCATTCGCAACGACAGTGCCCGGCCTCAGATCGCCCAGCTCACGGAGCTCGGCCTCGTGGAGCTGACCCGTAAACGGCAGGGCCAGAACATCTATGAGCTGTTCGGACGGGCCTGCCCCAGCTGCGGAGGGCTGGGCCATGTGGCCGTGCTGCCCGGCAAGGATCTGCTGCAACCGTTGGCCACGGCAACGGGCCTGGTGCGCTCGGCTGCGTCGGCCCGGGCAGAGGTGGCGCCGCCTGCGGAGGCTGGATCCGTCCGTCGCCGTCGCGGCGGACGGGGGCGTGGCGGTGCTGCAGCCGCTGCTGACGACACCATCAGCACCGTCAGTGCCGACGCCAGCTCGGCCGAGGTGGATGTGTCGGATGCCGTGGCCACCCAGGAGTTGCCATCCCGCCGCCAGGATCCTGAGTTGGTGGCGGTGCCGATGACGGATCAGCAGGAGGAGGTGTATGGCTGGTTGGGCCTCAATCCTGCGCTGCTGTTGGATGAGCCGCCCGAGAGTGACAACCTCATGGTGCGGGTCGTGCGCCCCGGTGCCGATGCGGAGGCGGTGTTGGAGGAAGCGCGCCAGCACCTGGCCGCTGCGGGCAGCCGGCGGCGGCGGCGGGGCAGTCGGGGCGGCACCCGGAGCAACGGTCGCGGTGCCGGCGCGAACGGTGACGCAGGCGCTACCGATCGCGGCAGTGCGGAGCGCGACGCTGCCCCTCTGATGGTGGAGATCACGCCTCTGGAGATCACCCCGTTGGACACCAGTCCGCTGGAGCCTGCACTTCAGACGCCTGAACCGCAGACGCCTGAACCCGTTGGCACCATGCCGTTGTCTGCCACCAGCGCCGATGAGGGCGTCGATCCGGATCAGGAGCCTCGCCGCCGCCGTCGCCGCTCCTCGGCGGCCACAGCGGACTGA
- the clpS gene encoding ATP-dependent Clp protease adapter ClpS, with translation MVGSTSSTSPGGAAVLDKQTERVRKHSPRYKVLLHNDPVNTMEYVVTTLRQVVPQLSEQDAMAVMLEAHNTGVGLVIVCDLEPAEFYCETLKAKGLTSTLEPET, from the coding sequence ATGGTGGGTTCCACCTCCAGCACCAGCCCCGGCGGGGCCGCCGTGCTCGACAAGCAGACCGAGCGGGTGAGGAAACATTCTCCCCGCTACAAAGTGCTGCTGCACAACGATCCGGTCAACACCATGGAGTATGTGGTGACGACCCTGCGGCAGGTCGTGCCACAGCTCAGCGAGCAAGATGCCATGGCGGTGATGCTTGAGGCCCACAACACCGGTGTGGGGTTGGTGATTGTGTGTGATCTCGAGCCGGCTGAGTTCTACTGCGAAACCCTGAAGGCCAAGGGCCTCACCAGCACCCTGGAGCCCGAGACCTGA
- a CDS encoding CPBP family intramembrane glutamic endopeptidase, with amino-acid sequence MVFIPALYGLGWLLIQPVGALIPGVPRGSLDLLGTLISLLLFLGLLPSWVRSRWRVPQPWHSLGLRRDAGQTAEAKALMRGLAWALLLLLLIAGISLAGPWGAWLGVLDPASLWNALLLCFGVGLAEELLFRGWLWGELELLIGRRWALPGQALIFSLVHTRFNLGLLPMLGLLLGLFLLGLTLASRRRLDGGSLWGCIGLHGGLVGGWFALQAGLMTWSPASPTWLTGPGGNPLGGLVGIVAIAALLGVQRQLTARAKAARP; translated from the coding sequence GTGGTGTTCATTCCAGCCCTCTACGGGCTGGGGTGGCTGCTGATCCAACCGGTCGGGGCCCTGATCCCAGGAGTGCCGAGAGGGAGCCTGGATCTGCTCGGAACCTTGATCAGCCTGCTGCTGTTTCTCGGTCTGCTGCCGAGCTGGGTGCGGAGTCGCTGGCGGGTTCCTCAGCCCTGGCACAGCCTCGGGCTTCGCCGCGATGCAGGCCAGACCGCCGAAGCCAAGGCCCTGATGCGAGGCCTGGCCTGGGCCCTGCTTCTGCTCCTGCTGATCGCTGGCATCAGCCTCGCCGGCCCCTGGGGCGCCTGGCTCGGAGTGCTCGACCCGGCCAGCCTCTGGAATGCTCTGCTGCTGTGTTTCGGCGTGGGCCTTGCTGAGGAACTGCTGTTCCGGGGCTGGCTCTGGGGGGAACTGGAGCTGTTGATCGGCCGGCGCTGGGCCCTGCCTGGCCAGGCTCTGATCTTCAGCCTGGTGCACACCCGCTTCAACCTTGGTCTCTTGCCCATGCTGGGGTTGCTGCTCGGGCTTTTTCTGCTCGGCCTCACCCTGGCGAGCCGTCGCCGCCTGGACGGCGGCTCGCTGTGGGGCTGCATCGGGCTCCACGGCGGCCTCGTGGGGGGCTGGTTTGCCCTCCAGGCCGGGCTGATGACCTGGTCTCCGGCCTCACCGACCTGGCTCACCGGTCCAGGCGGCAACCCGCTCGGCGGCCTGGTGGGCATCGTCGCCATCGCGGCCCTGCTGGGGGTGCAGCGTCAGCTCACCGCCCGGGCCAAGGCCGCCCGCCCCTGA
- a CDS encoding TIGR03960 family B12-binding radical SAM protein yields the protein MTIASTSPAAGIPAGAAPALDRWPPVAFEALVAEGINKPARYMGHELGVKPRDWTTARVRWALTYPEVYEVGASNLGHIILYSILNAVPGQLCDRAYLPASDLATRLRDRQLPLFAVESRRPLPAFDILGFSLSYELGATNILEMLDLAGVPLHASERGDRPLQDPEAPPLIFAGGPTATSNPEPYAAFFDFIALGDGEELLPEIGLVVADAKAAGWSRSRLLRDLAQVPGVYVPSLYAPGADGVTVEPLHADLPRRLLRRVATPMPHYAMGLVPHVETVHDRLTVEIRRGCTRGCRFCQPGMLTRPARDVEPDAVIEAVETGMAMTGYSDFSLLSLSCSDYLALPAVGVELRNRLADRNVTLQLPSQRVDRFDDDIAHILGGGRQAGLTFAPEAGTQRLRDIVNKGLTDADLLNGIRTAMQNGYRKVKLYFMIGLPGETDADVLGIAETCRMLQERCRDLGRLNLNITISNFTPKPHTPFQWHSVSTSEFRRRQELLRHASRSLRGVRFNFTDVRLSAMEDFVGRGDRRLAPVIEAAWRAGAGMDAWFESLDRTDAAWTEAIAAAGLEGRYRDLELGGWSAAAALDRDDLERFCLQPLPWDHIDTGLAKTWLAEDLQRALAAAVVPDCSFEGCSSCGVCGPDLGHNVVVPPPQVPEQRPTLPPPSARVCRLRFGFSKTGAMALLSHLDLVRMLERSLRRSGLPVSYTGGFHPLPRLQIALALPLGVEAYGEWLDLEFLEMVDPAAAMEAWQRTLPAGFQLRSVEAVPVFEPSLSQRLASAEWRFRLRPVSGEILTPERWDGAMAAVLAREVLVWHDTDKKGRPRQRDCRPSLLALRRLEAEPAVPMPFALEAAIDAQGRSLRPVQLQHWLAEALALELSVHSLERTALRLHPAATPVLGCHQDDT from the coding sequence ATGACCATTGCGTCCACCAGTCCTGCCGCCGGGATCCCAGCTGGAGCGGCGCCGGCTCTGGATCGGTGGCCGCCGGTGGCGTTTGAAGCGCTCGTGGCCGAGGGCATCAACAAGCCCGCGCGTTACATGGGCCATGAGCTGGGGGTGAAACCTCGCGACTGGACGACCGCCAGGGTGCGATGGGCCCTCACCTACCCCGAGGTCTACGAGGTGGGGGCCAGCAATCTCGGCCACATCATCCTGTATTCGATTCTCAACGCCGTTCCTGGTCAGCTCTGCGATCGGGCCTATCTGCCCGCGAGTGATCTGGCCACGCGCCTGAGAGACCGGCAGCTTCCCCTGTTTGCGGTGGAGAGTCGGCGTCCCTTGCCGGCCTTCGACATCCTTGGTTTCAGTCTCAGTTACGAGCTGGGGGCCACCAATATCCTCGAGATGCTGGATCTCGCCGGGGTGCCGCTGCATGCCAGCGAACGGGGCGATCGTCCCTTGCAGGATCCCGAGGCGCCACCGCTGATCTTTGCGGGTGGACCGACGGCCACCAGCAACCCTGAGCCCTACGCCGCCTTCTTTGATTTCATTGCCCTCGGCGATGGTGAGGAACTGCTGCCCGAAATCGGGCTGGTGGTGGCCGATGCCAAGGCAGCGGGCTGGTCCCGTTCACGTCTGCTTCGCGATCTCGCCCAGGTGCCGGGCGTGTATGTGCCCTCGCTCTATGCCCCCGGCGCCGACGGCGTCACGGTGGAGCCCCTGCATGCCGATCTGCCCCGACGCCTGCTGCGTCGCGTCGCCACCCCGATGCCGCACTACGCCATGGGCCTGGTGCCCCACGTGGAAACCGTTCATGACCGGCTCACCGTGGAGATCCGCCGCGGCTGCACCCGCGGCTGTCGGTTCTGCCAACCGGGCATGCTCACCCGCCCCGCCCGGGACGTGGAACCTGACGCCGTGATCGAGGCGGTGGAAACCGGGATGGCGATGACTGGCTACAGCGACTTTTCCCTGCTGTCGCTGAGCTGCAGCGACTACCTGGCCCTGCCGGCGGTCGGGGTGGAGTTGCGCAACCGTCTGGCCGATCGCAACGTGACGCTCCAGCTGCCCAGCCAGCGGGTCGATCGTTTTGATGACGACATCGCCCATATCCTCGGCGGTGGTCGCCAGGCCGGTCTCACCTTTGCGCCGGAAGCGGGAACGCAGCGTCTGCGCGACATCGTCAACAAGGGCCTCACCGATGCGGATCTGCTCAACGGAATCCGTACGGCGATGCAGAACGGGTATCGCAAGGTGAAGCTCTATTTCATGATCGGTCTACCCGGGGAAACGGATGCCGATGTGCTCGGCATCGCCGAGACCTGCCGGATGCTTCAAGAGCGTTGCCGCGACCTGGGGCGGCTGAATCTGAACATCACGATCAGCAATTTCACGCCGAAGCCCCACACACCGTTTCAGTGGCACAGCGTGTCCACCAGCGAATTCCGGCGCCGCCAGGAGCTGTTACGGCACGCGTCCCGGTCGCTCCGGGGGGTGCGGTTCAACTTCACCGATGTGCGGCTGTCGGCGATGGAAGACTTCGTGGGGCGAGGAGACCGGCGCCTGGCCCCCGTGATCGAGGCGGCCTGGCGGGCCGGTGCCGGCATGGATGCCTGGTTTGAGTCGTTGGATCGCACCGATGCCGCCTGGACGGAAGCGATCGCTGCTGCCGGGCTCGAGGGTCGCTACCGGGATCTCGAGCTCGGCGGCTGGAGTGCAGCCGCTGCGTTGGATCGGGATGATCTGGAGCGGTTCTGCCTGCAGCCGCTGCCCTGGGATCATATCGACACCGGCCTTGCCAAAACCTGGCTGGCCGAGGATCTGCAACGGGCGCTGGCGGCGGCGGTGGTGCCCGATTGTTCCTTCGAGGGGTGCAGCAGCTGCGGCGTGTGTGGACCGGATCTCGGTCACAACGTGGTGGTGCCTCCCCCCCAGGTGCCCGAGCAGCGCCCAACGCTGCCACCGCCGAGTGCCCGGGTCTGTCGCCTCCGCTTCGGCTTCAGCAAAACAGGCGCGATGGCCCTGCTCAGTCATCTTGATCTGGTGCGGATGCTGGAGCGCTCCCTGCGGCGTTCCGGCTTGCCGGTGAGTTACACCGGCGGATTTCACCCCCTGCCCCGCCTGCAGATTGCCCTGGCCCTCCCCCTGGGGGTGGAAGCCTATGGGGAATGGTTGGATCTGGAATTTCTGGAGATGGTGGATCCTGCCGCTGCGATGGAGGCCTGGCAGCGCACGCTTCCCGCAGGCTTCCAGTTGCGCTCTGTGGAAGCGGTGCCTGTCTTCGAGCCGAGCCTGTCGCAACGGCTGGCATCGGCCGAATGGCGATTTCGTCTTCGGCCCGTCTCGGGCGAGATCCTGACCCCCGAGCGGTGGGATGGGGCAATGGCTGCTGTGTTGGCCAGGGAGGTGTTGGTGTGGCACGACACCGATAAAAAAGGGCGGCCGCGGCAGCGGGACTGCCGCCCATCGCTCCTGGCCCTGCGTCGACTCGAGGCGGAGCCGGCCGTCCCCATGCCCTTCGCCCTCGAGGCTGCCATCGATGCCCAGGGGCGCAGCCTCAGGCCAGTGCAACTTCAGCATTGGCTTGCGGAAGCCCTGGCACTCGAGCTGAGCGTTCACTCCCTCGAGCGCACAGCGTTACGGCTGCACCCCGCCGCCACGCCAGTGCTAGGTTGCCATCAAGACGACACCTGA
- a CDS encoding DUF1997 domain-containing protein, which yields MPLAFRASQHLDLPVHEQAEALPAYLQETDRVIKALLDPQQLTLLSPGRYRYTVTTLQVFQLRVKPVVSLEISHSDHRLIMRAIEANLEGLGLVDDFQLSLEAVLEAGDSGLQGLATLGVQVSQPPLLRLIPRKVLESTGESILNGILLTIKGRVGRQLVADFQAWCRDPASR from the coding sequence ATGCCCCTGGCCTTCCGCGCCAGCCAGCACCTGGATCTTCCTGTCCACGAGCAGGCGGAGGCACTGCCGGCCTACCTCCAGGAAACAGACCGGGTCATCAAGGCCCTCCTGGATCCTCAGCAACTCACCCTGCTGTCTCCTGGCCGGTACCGCTACACCGTCACCACCCTGCAGGTGTTTCAGTTGCGGGTGAAGCCGGTGGTGAGCCTGGAGATCAGCCATTCCGACCATCGGCTGATCATGCGGGCGATCGAGGCCAATCTTGAAGGCCTCGGCCTGGTGGATGATTTTCAGTTGAGCCTGGAAGCGGTGCTGGAAGCCGGCGACTCCGGTCTGCAGGGACTCGCCACCCTCGGAGTGCAGGTGAGTCAGCCGCCCTTGCTGCGCTTGATTCCTCGCAAGGTGCTGGAGAGCACCGGCGAATCCATCCTCAACGGCATCCTGCTCACGATCAAGGGACGCGTCGGTCGGCAGCTGGTGGCCGACTTTCAGGCCTGGTGCCGGGATCCGGCATCGCGCTGA
- the pheA gene encoding prephenate dehydratase — protein MPTRVAFLGPEGTYGERAARAMVRLEGLEAVELVPCAGLRSVVEHVADGRCGAAVVPVENSVEGGVTASLDGLWSHPQLCIRRALVLPIRHALLSSGRLDQISEVLSHPQALAQCSGWLAEHLPGALQLPTSSTAEAARMVRGSQFRAAIASRSLATPGALEVLAYPINDAVGNCTRFLLLQRGDRCQSGDVASLAFSLHRNAPGALLEALGAVAALGLNMSRIESRPSKRELGEYVFFVDVELPPGDDGLLLSALTERLSPFCEHLSQFGAYPSTELEPD, from the coding sequence ATGCCCACCCGCGTGGCTTTTCTCGGGCCGGAAGGGACCTATGGCGAGCGTGCGGCCCGTGCCATGGTGAGGCTGGAAGGCCTGGAGGCGGTGGAACTGGTTCCCTGCGCTGGCCTGCGGTCGGTGGTGGAGCACGTGGCCGATGGCCGTTGTGGCGCCGCCGTGGTGCCCGTGGAGAATTCCGTGGAGGGTGGGGTGACCGCCAGCCTCGATGGGCTCTGGTCCCATCCCCAGCTGTGCATTCGCAGGGCGCTGGTGCTCCCGATCCGTCATGCCCTGCTCAGCAGTGGCCGCCTGGACCAGATCTCGGAAGTGCTCTCCCACCCCCAGGCCCTGGCCCAGTGCAGTGGCTGGTTGGCTGAGCATCTACCGGGTGCCCTGCAGCTCCCCACCAGCTCCACGGCGGAAGCTGCACGCATGGTGCGAGGCAGCCAGTTTCGAGCGGCGATCGCCAGCCGTTCGCTCGCCACGCCGGGAGCGCTGGAGGTGTTGGCCTATCCGATCAATGACGCCGTCGGCAACTGCACCCGGTTTCTCTTGTTGCAACGCGGCGATCGATGCCAATCGGGTGACGTGGCCAGCCTGGCCTTCTCCCTGCATCGCAACGCGCCTGGAGCCCTCCTGGAGGCCCTGGGCGCTGTGGCGGCGCTGGGCCTGAACATGAGTCGGATCGAATCGCGACCGTCGAAGCGTGAACTGGGTGAATACGTGTTTTTTGTGGATGTGGAGCTGCCCCCGGGAGACGATGGTCTCCTGCTCAGTGCCCTGACGGAACGCTTGTCTCCGTTCTGCGAGCACCTGAGCCAATTCGGCGCCTATCCCAGCACGGAGTTGGAGCCTGATTAA
- a CDS encoding ribonuclease HII gives MAEWTAGVDEVGRGCWFGPVLAAAVVLSEPAASRLLAQGLTDSKRLSQRRRAQLVPLIEAEACAWALGQASAQDIDSGGIRAATELAMLRALQRLPRCPDQVLVDGVLPLRLWLGPQETIVRGDSHCASIAAASVLAKQARDGLIQRLACHFPEYGLERHAGYGTARHRQALLRHGPTPLHRRTFLRKLFSAMPDPGTRPESRPPAADRRVP, from the coding sequence ATGGCGGAATGGACGGCGGGGGTGGATGAAGTCGGCCGGGGCTGTTGGTTCGGTCCGGTGCTGGCGGCGGCCGTGGTGTTGTCGGAGCCCGCAGCATCGCGTCTGCTGGCCCAAGGGCTCACCGACAGCAAGCGGCTCAGCCAGCGTCGTCGCGCCCAGCTGGTGCCGTTGATTGAAGCGGAAGCCTGCGCCTGGGCTCTGGGGCAGGCGTCGGCGCAGGACATTGACAGCGGAGGCATCCGCGCAGCGACCGAGCTGGCGATGCTGCGCGCCTTGCAGCGCTTGCCTCGCTGTCCTGATCAGGTGCTGGTGGATGGGGTGTTGCCGCTCCGGCTCTGGCTGGGCCCCCAGGAGACGATCGTGCGAGGTGACAGTCACTGTGCCTCCATTGCGGCCGCCAGTGTGTTGGCCAAGCAAGCCCGCGATGGTCTGATCCAGCGTCTGGCCTGCCATTTTCCTGAGTACGGTCTGGAGCGCCATGCCGGCTATGGCACCGCCCGGCATCGCCAGGCGCTGCTGAGACACGGCCCCACGCCTCTGCATCGCCGCACCTTTCTGCGCAAGCTGTTCAGCGCGATGCCGGATCCCGGCACCAGGCCTGAAAGTCGGCCACCAGCTGCCGACCGACGCGTCCCTTGA
- a CDS encoding photosystem II high light acclimation radical SAM protein, whose protein sequence is MARSTPLTPDSPLCPAAGERVLFVRLPCNPIFPIGPIYLADHLHKCFPALPQAILDLAALPVLDVERVLLAEIDQFRPTLLVFSWRDIQIYAPVDGRGGNPLQNSFEVFYAQNPLKRLRGALGGVRLMASHYGELWRNQRLVRRGLRRARRHHPAARVVLGGGAVSVFYEQLGRSLPRGTIVSLGEGEPLLEKLLRGEAITSERCYVVGETPRPGLIHEQPESRPKTACDYDYIARIWPQLDWYLEGGDFYVGVQTKRGCPHNCCYCVYTVVEGKQVRLNPVEEVVKEMRQLYDRGVRGFWFTDAQFIPARRYIEDAKTLLQAIQAEGLEGIRWAAYIRADNLDAELAELMVATGMSYFEIGITSGSQELVRKMRMGYNLRTVLESCRMLAAAGFRDHVSVNYSFNVIDERPDTIRQTVAYQRELEQIFGAERVEPAIFFIGLQPHTHLEQYGFDQGLLKPGYNPMSMMPWTARKLLWNPEPMGSTFGRLCLEAFDRNPTDFGRTVMALLERDYGVAPLDEALRAPVQGRAALARAVS, encoded by the coding sequence ATGGCCCGCTCCACGCCGTTGACACCTGATTCGCCGTTGTGCCCTGCTGCTGGTGAGCGGGTGCTGTTTGTGCGCCTGCCCTGCAATCCGATCTTCCCGATCGGGCCGATTTATCTGGCCGACCATCTGCACAAGTGCTTTCCGGCTCTTCCTCAGGCCATCCTCGATCTGGCGGCCCTGCCCGTGCTCGATGTGGAGCGGGTGCTGTTGGCCGAGATCGATCAGTTCCGGCCCACCCTGCTGGTGTTCTCCTGGCGCGACATCCAGATCTATGCCCCGGTGGACGGCCGGGGGGGCAATCCGCTGCAGAACTCCTTTGAAGTTTTCTACGCCCAGAATCCGTTGAAGCGTCTCCGCGGTGCCCTCGGTGGAGTTCGGCTGATGGCGAGCCATTACGGCGAGCTCTGGCGCAATCAGCGCCTCGTGCGTCGGGGCCTGCGGCGGGCCCGACGCCACCACCCTGCCGCCCGTGTCGTGCTGGGGGGTGGAGCCGTGAGTGTGTTCTATGAACAACTCGGTCGCTCCCTGCCCCGGGGCACGATCGTGTCGTTGGGGGAGGGAGAGCCGCTGCTGGAGAAGTTGCTGCGGGGTGAAGCGATCACCTCCGAGCGCTGTTATGTGGTCGGTGAGACCCCACGTCCAGGCCTGATTCACGAACAGCCGGAGAGTCGGCCGAAAACCGCCTGCGATTACGACTACATCGCCAGGATCTGGCCCCAGCTCGACTGGTATCTCGAAGGCGGCGACTTCTACGTGGGAGTGCAGACCAAACGGGGTTGCCCTCACAACTGTTGCTACTGCGTTTACACCGTGGTGGAGGGCAAGCAGGTGCGCCTCAATCCGGTGGAGGAGGTGGTGAAGGAGATGCGCCAGCTCTATGACCGCGGCGTGCGCGGCTTCTGGTTCACCGACGCCCAGTTCATCCCGGCTCGCCGCTACATCGAGGATGCCAAAACCCTGCTGCAGGCGATCCAGGCCGAGGGGTTGGAGGGAATCCGCTGGGCGGCCTACATCCGGGCCGACAATCTCGATGCCGAGCTGGCCGAGCTCATGGTGGCCACCGGCATGAGCTATTTCGAGATCGGCATCACCTCCGGCTCCCAGGAGCTCGTGCGCAAGATGCGCATGGGCTACAACCTGCGCACCGTGCTGGAGAGCTGCCGGATGTTGGCGGCGGCAGGGTTCCGCGATCACGTGTCGGTGAATTACTCATTCAATGTGATCGATGAGCGGCCCGACACCATCCGCCAGACCGTGGCGTATCAACGGGAACTGGAGCAGATCTTCGGTGCTGAGCGGGTGGAGCCTGCGATCTTCTTCATCGGGCTTCAGCCCCACACCCATCTCGAGCAGTATGGCTTTGACCAGGGGCTGCTCAAACCTGGCTACAACCCGATGAGCATGATGCCCTGGACCGCCCGAAAGCTGCTCTGGAATCCGGAGCCGATGGGCAGCACCTTCGGCCGCCTCTGCCTGGAGGCGTTCGATCGCAATCCGACCGACTTCGGTCGCACCGTGATGGCGTTGTTGGAGCGGGACTACGGCGTTGCGCCGTTGGATGAAGCTCTGCGGGCTCCTGTTCAGGGGCGGGCGGCCTTGGCCCGGGCGGTGAGCTGA